One genomic window of Comamonas antarctica includes the following:
- a CDS encoding DUF1989 domain-containing protein, producing MSAVTRIPPQSGVAFRIRAGQILRIYDPLGEQVADLFAFKDDDHACSLSSGRSIDYASKIYLSTGDILYANDSRPMFRILEDQVGRHDFLLTPCSQEMFEILYHHHGHHPSCFENLYRALGEFGIRPEQIGTTFNVFMNVEVGPDGAVAVKAPKSKPGDFIDLRAEMDMVCGLTSCSAENSNNGRFKPIDYAILPGA from the coding sequence ATGAGCGCCGTCACCCGTATTCCGCCCCAGTCGGGCGTTGCCTTCCGCATCCGGGCCGGGCAGATCCTGCGCATCTACGATCCGCTGGGCGAGCAGGTCGCCGACCTGTTTGCATTCAAGGACGATGACCACGCCTGCAGTCTGTCGTCGGGCCGCAGCATCGATTACGCCTCGAAGATCTACCTGAGCACCGGCGACATCCTCTACGCCAACGACAGCCGGCCGATGTTCCGCATCCTCGAGGATCAGGTCGGGCGGCATGATTTCCTGCTCACGCCCTGCAGCCAGGAAATGTTCGAGATCCTCTACCACCACCACGGCCACCATCCGAGCTGCTTCGAGAACCTGTACCGCGCGCTTGGCGAGTTCGGCATTCGGCCGGAGCAGATCGGCACCACGTTCAATGTGTTCATGAACGTCGAGGTCGGCCCGGATGGCGCGGTCGCGGTGAAGGCACCGAAATCGAAGCCCGGCGACTTCATCGATCTGCGCGCCGAAATGGACATGGTCTGCGGCCTGACCTCGTGCTCGGCGGAAAACTCCAACAACGGCCGCTTCAAGCCCATCGACTACGCCATCCTGCCGGGCGCTTGA
- the gntA gene encoding guanitoxin biosynthesis heme-dependent pre-guanitoxin N-hydroxylase GntA: MQENCQATRRDAASARDLIRDFIADKAFPCVGAKSALNKGRLQLVEFGALGDPATTPALHAALQSYAAAYPDPGTVPATFIAVFAPETLDETAFEQRLWQQLEALHAHDCAQGIGWAKDVADDPERHDFSFSVGGRAFFVVGLHPGASRLARRAPLPCLVFNFHEQFEQLKANGKYASMQDAIRTRDIALQGSINPVLARFGEASEARQYSGRAVEADWQCPFHSKATQDA, translated from the coding sequence ATGCAAGAAAACTGCCAAGCCACCCGCCGCGATGCCGCATCGGCCCGGGATCTCATCCGCGATTTCATTGCCGACAAGGCCTTCCCCTGCGTCGGCGCGAAATCGGCGCTGAACAAGGGCCGCCTGCAACTCGTGGAATTCGGCGCGCTGGGCGATCCAGCCACGACGCCGGCACTGCATGCGGCGCTGCAGTCCTATGCTGCGGCCTACCCCGATCCCGGCACCGTGCCCGCGACGTTCATTGCGGTGTTCGCGCCGGAAACGCTGGACGAGACAGCGTTCGAGCAGCGCCTGTGGCAGCAGCTCGAGGCACTGCATGCGCATGACTGCGCGCAGGGTATCGGCTGGGCGAAGGACGTGGCCGACGACCCCGAGCGCCACGATTTCTCCTTCAGCGTCGGCGGGCGCGCGTTTTTCGTCGTCGGCCTGCACCCGGGCGCCTCGCGGCTGGCGCGCCGCGCGCCGCTGCCCTGCCTGGTGTTCAATTTCCACGAGCAGTTCGAGCAGCTCAAGGCCAACGGCAAATATGCGAGCATGCAGGACGCGATCCGTACGCGCGACATCGCCCTGCAGGGCTCGATCAACCCCGTGCTGGCGCGCTTCGGCGAAGCGTCCGAGGCACGCCAGTATTCAGGCCGGGCGGTGGAAGCCGACTGGCAATGTCCCTTCCATTCGAAAGCCACGCAAGATGCATGA
- a CDS encoding extracellular catalytic domain type 1 short-chain-length polyhydroxyalkanoate depolymerase translates to MNYLLQKMRVQAGKWARKSRRYAAMPVLASLPAVPASNPERWLAPDTPAMGQLLLRDQHPAPASDGAHWRDGSFTHRGRTLAYKLYVPAQARAAAPRPMLVMLHGCTQDAADFAAGTRMNEHARAAGMVVLYPEQSRRENPRQCWNWFHPQHQQRGRGEPAVLAALTESVAAQQQVDRTRIYVAGLSAGGAMADILGATYPELFAAVGVHSGLPRGSATDVVSALAAMRSGPPVSVRAPAPNPLPPTIVFHGDADKTVHSSNGQALIDAALQVHGIEDNAHAHAGRSAQGQAYRQTVYHDRDGRSVAEYWQLQGAGHAWSGGHPAGSHTDPAGVDASAQMLRFFLAHPKTE, encoded by the coding sequence GTGAACTATCTGCTGCAAAAAATGCGCGTGCAGGCCGGCAAATGGGCCCGCAAGAGCCGGCGCTATGCCGCCATGCCCGTGCTGGCGAGCCTGCCCGCGGTGCCGGCTTCGAACCCGGAACGCTGGCTTGCGCCTGACACCCCGGCCATGGGCCAGTTGCTGCTGCGCGACCAACACCCGGCCCCGGCCAGCGACGGCGCGCACTGGCGCGATGGCAGCTTCACCCACCGCGGCCGTACCCTGGCCTACAAGCTGTATGTCCCGGCGCAGGCGCGCGCCGCGGCGCCGCGCCCGATGCTGGTCATGCTGCATGGCTGCACCCAGGACGCGGCCGATTTCGCGGCCGGCACGCGCATGAACGAGCACGCGCGCGCCGCGGGCATGGTGGTGCTGTACCCCGAGCAGAGCCGGCGCGAGAACCCGCGCCAGTGCTGGAACTGGTTCCATCCACAGCACCAGCAGCGCGGCCGCGGCGAGCCGGCCGTGCTGGCGGCGCTGACCGAGTCGGTGGCGGCGCAGCAGCAGGTCGATCGGACACGCATCTACGTGGCCGGGCTGTCGGCGGGCGGGGCGATGGCCGACATCCTCGGCGCCACCTACCCGGAGCTGTTTGCCGCCGTGGGGGTGCATTCGGGGCTGCCGCGCGGCAGTGCGACGGACGTGGTGTCGGCGCTGGCGGCCATGCGCAGCGGCCCGCCGGTGTCCGTGCGCGCGCCAGCGCCAAATCCGCTGCCGCCGACCATCGTGTTCCATGGCGATGCCGACAAGACGGTGCACAGCAGCAATGGGCAGGCGTTGATCGACGCCGCATTGCAGGTACACGGCATCGAGGATAACGCCCACGCCCACGCGGGACGCTCGGCGCAGGGGCAGGCATACCGCCAGACCGTCTATCACGACCGTGATGGCCGCAGCGTGGCCGAATACTGGCAGCTGCAGGGCGCAGGGCATGCGTGGTCGGGCGGGCATCCCGCCGGCAGCCACACCGATCCGGCCGGTGTCGACGCGAGTGCGCAGATGCTGCGCTTTTTCCTGGCCCATCCCAAGACGGAGTGA